GATGGTTAAGAAGAAAGACATGGAAAGGCAGAGCTTTTACACAATCCACTTACAGAACACACAGCCACTGACCTGCCCTCCTCAATGGGTGATGCTTTCTAACATGGACATTTCTGCTCCCACTTTGAGAAAAGTTCTTGCCACATACTGGACACGGATGTGACTTCACACCTGAAAGACGGCGTCAAGCGTCAGCCATGAACAGCCAGCAACTTGAAAGACACAGCAGCTGCCTCGTTACCTGAATGGACAACCAGATGTTTTCTAAGGCTTGAATATTCGGCAAAGCTGCGGCCACATCCCTCTTCCTCGCACAGAAAGGGTTTCTCTCCTGTCGGAGGCAGAGCCCTTGTAAGTTCGTGTGCCAACCGTAACAGGACACATAGAAGGACAGGTTAGCGCTCACCAGTATGGATACGCAGATGGTTCTTCAGGTTCCCAGCTGTAGAAAACAGCTTTTtacagctgggctcagggcacaGGAATGGGCGCTCGCCGTTATGAGTGCGCATGTGTACGGTCAACCTCTGGAGAACATAAAAGCTCTTCCCACAACCCTCCACAGGACATATGAAGGAGCGCTcatttctggcaaaaaaaaaaaaacttgtgttaCAGTTCACTTTTCATTATAATTTTTATACGTggcagaaaaacaaaaataaacacgAAATACTAATCAGTAATTGACaagtgagcccccccccccccataccatgAACTGAAAACCAAGACTGTACTAAATTTATCAGGGGCCTACAGCGCCATTTTGTAGTACTCACATGTGAGTTTTCAGGTGATATCTAAGGTGTGTTGGACGCACAAAGGATCGCTCACAGCCACGGAAGGAGCAGCGAAGGCGTTTCTCAGGGTGTGTGGCTCTGGCTTCACAGGAGCCGTTCAGTGTTGAATCAGCTGCAAACAATACACGTTGTTCTGGAAAACTGCTGCACTGTCACCTCCAGAGAACTGAAGGGCTCGTGGCGTTCATTCTGCGCCAATCACATGGAAGGTGTAAAATGCCACGATTCAGCTGGCTGGACTTACCATTGCTGATGGACTTTGCGTGTTTTGCTAGCTGAGCCCTGGTGGCAGCAATCAGACTGTCATGAGCCAACTCCTGAACCCGCAGAAACCATGGCGTACTGCTGTCTGTGCATTCACTGGGCAGGAAGTCATTCCCAGAATCCTCAGCTTCATCCTGAACAAAGACCATGTGCTCAGATGGAGAACCTAGTCCTGTGAAAGAAACCGTTCATGTACGTCAGTGGGGTGGCCATGCATCCTCTGTGCCTGAGCGCAGGAGGAGCAGGACAGTCAGGAGAAGAGCCCTGACTTCACGAGGAACCAGAAGACGACCTGATGTGGGGGAAGAGAAGGACTGAAGTGAAAATCAGGAAGCAGAATGATGAAAGCTCAGTGTATGAagtacagagcagagcagagACCAGCAACACCAAAACGCACAGAACGGAGATTCCATCAACACATGGTAAAGTATGGTGCACATAGGTGGGGCCGCCACAGCAGAATCAGCTGAAGTATGTGCAAGACACATAGCCCTGACAATCCATCTGACAATGGTGGACTGAACGCCCCATTTTATAGtctgcaatattattacactccagaaatacatccaggcccctcctgaacacTTATGGCGAGTTCACCATCATTTTAGAGCAGGGTTTTGCAGCAGATTTCCCTTCAGGTTTTCAGCTAAAGCCAGAAATGGAACCAACAGGAAGGAGAAACCTTCCTTTATACTTCTGATTCCTTTTGAATCCCCTTGTGGCTTTGGTTTAAAAACATGAAGGGAAATCTGCCTCTAAACCTGCCCCAAAAACGGTGTAAATGTACCCTAGAGGCTATCCAGCCATTTCTAAGTGATGCTCCATCTTTAAGATAGGCGATTCCAGCAACAAAGCTACAGAGAACAGCTGATCACAGGGGTGCGGCGGGCCAGACACCCACCAGTCAGCTAGTAATGGCCTaatctgaggatagaccatcactaaAAACAGCTGGACAACCCAAAGGTTGATCTAACCAAATTCCAGAGACATCCTGATAGTCCTCACTTCGATTGGGACAGAAATTGAGGTGTCGGGGGAGGAAGGAGTTCTCCCTAAAAACTTTGTGGAAGTGCTCCCATTTCCTGCCTGGGCGGAGCTGGTGTCTCAGGCTGCTGTCATGGGAGTAAATGGAAACCAAAGATTTAACCTAGAATAGTTCATTAAAGCATGATGCCAGCTTTGAGAGGATGCACAAAATTTCGAATCCAATGGAATCTGACAAACTTTCCATCCACCAAAAGAAGTTTTCCCTAGTAGAACGAGTTCTTACAAATCCAGGTTTTTCTACTTCCTgagacacaaaaaaacaaaaaaataaaaataaaaaatctaatcacCTCCTCATTCTATCTTTTTAAATTAGAGTCatgtttggctttttttttttaggttcttTATGACAACGATTTATGTTTTCAAGCATCAGGAGGGATCCGTGAAATGGAGATTACAATTTTCCACAGTAGATGGCTCCAAACTGGTGAGGAAATCACCTGAATGGACTTTTGGGAGTGAATGTGGGTAAAAACCTTGAAAACACCCTGTCCAGGTAGAAGATACAGTATGCTCAGCTGCACAGCCTGAAGTTACCATCTAGAAAGGAAATCTTACAGGGTTGTATcagctcagacattggtggcaaatTGCttggataagccatcaatgtccGACAGGTGCAGGTTCCTCCTGAAATGGGGCACACGCGCAGCCGCCCTCGATTTATTCCTATGGGtaagcgctcggctattttcggcagtcccacaGAAGTGACTGGAGAGCGGCTGTGCATGTGCGGTGCACCCTCCgtcactttgcaggctctgttctagagataggtgcaggtcccgctTCTGGGACCCGCACCGGTCAGACACTgagggcatattctagcgatatgcccccaatgtctgagatgatgcAACAAATTGAAGGGACAGAAAATTATCAAAGTCTTCCAGAGATGAAAAGGTGGGGAGCACAAACCTGTCAGCACGATGATCAAGTCCCACTTTACTATGGCTCTTAAATGAAGTAAGTTCCCCAACATAGGCTCTCTGATACCCAATCCAACCTCCAATAGTGAGACAGGATGGAAACAGGTGGTGGGGGCTCAGGGAAGCCAATACTTTGTCTTAGTTGTTATGAATTACCAGTGCCTAGAGGTAGAATTACTCCATGATTAGGGGATTCAGGAAGATAATGAGAATGTGGAAATAATTACAGGAAGGGCCACAGAACAGACGAGAAGGAAATCAGCAGAGACCTCCCAGGGAACCTTACCTGATCTGGCCAGGTTGAGGAGGATAAATGAGGAGTTGTCACTGGGCGGCAGGTCTTGCAGCAGTGATGGCGGCTCTGAGGAAGACAGTAGGGCACCATGGCTCTTATCTCTTGAATCTGTGCTGGGATCTAGCTGGAGGCTATGCAGCAATTCTGTATCAGGAACCTTAGGTGACTCTCCGTCCTCTGTAGGAGCATCTAATAGAAAGACCAAGAATGTCTCTGCGCACAAAGACAACTCCAAGTCCATAGGTTACAGCacacacagagaacacacagccACTGACCTGCCCTCCTAAATGGGTGATGCTTTCTAACATGGACATTTCTGCTCCCGCTTTGAGAAAAGTTCTTGCCACATACTGGACACGGATGTGACTTCACACCTGAAAGATGGCGTCAAGCGTCAGCCATGAACAGCCAGCAACTTGAAAGACACAGCAGCTGCCTCATTACCTGAATGGACAACCAGATGTTTTCTAAGGCTTGAATATTCGGCAAAGCTGCGGCCACATCCCTCCTCCTCGCACAGAAAGGGTTTCTCTCCTGTCGGAGGCAGAGCCCTCGTAAGTCGTGTGCCAACCGTAACAGGACACATAGAAGGACAGGTTAGCGCTCACCAGTATGGATACGCAGATGGTTCTTCAGGTTCCCAGCTGTAGAAAACGGCTTTTTACAGCCGGGCTCAGGGCACAGGAATGGGCGCTCGCCGTTATGAGTGCGCATGTGTACGGTCAACCTCTGGAGAACATAAAAGCTCTTTCCACAACCCTCCGCAGGACATATGAAGGAGCGCTCATTTctggcaaaaaacaaaacaaaaaacaaaaaagattttgttaaacttaccagtaaaatctctctcgctcttcattggggacacaggaaccgtgggtatagctgtgtcctctaggaggcgttgacactagtaaaagccgttagctcctcccctggcagctatacagGGAGGgaaaaccacagacccatggagcAAGCGCCCCTGCAGGCAACTAAAAACGGTCGCCTGCAAGACCGGCTGTGCAGCCGAAGCGCGATTCCTCCTAGCCCAAGAAGCGCCCAccgctttggggggggggggggggggagtgagccAGGGTGGAACCCCGCTCCGAGCGCAGTAAGCGGCAGCACTCTTGCAGACTGAATCAAACATGCAATCGCCCATTGGAGAGCGCCAATCCCCAGCGAGGACCATCCTGAGAGAAAAAGGGGGTCTGTACGCCAAGAAAGACTAGAGGCTGCTAATAAGGATTAGAGCACTGACAACGTCCACAATGTAACTCCCTTCCGAAGGGTGCGAAGGAAGAGACCGTGAAGGAAGGACAGTTACTTCATTGATATGGAAGTCAGAGACCACCTTCGGGAGGAGAAGGAATGGGCTGGAGACCCGCCTTAGCCGTGGAAGAACCAGGTAGGGTATCTTGCAAGAGAGCACCCCCAACGTAGACACCCGCCTGAGGGATGGGATAgccacaagaaaaaataaaaataacccctACGACAGGAGCCGGAGTGAGAACTCCCGCAAGGGCTCCAGGGGAGAGGACTGGAACGCTGAGAACTAGCCCTAACTAACCCTAAccaagagaagggggggggggggggaggggtagaTAGAGAATACGGAGTCAGTGAAAAAAGTCGACTCGCTGGAACGTACTCACTAGATATGTGCAACGAAGTATGTATCACATACAATATCAGGACCAAGTAAAGCAACGGAGGCCCATAAAGATATGGGGGGGGGATTCTTGTAAGACACACAAGTGATGCTAGGTACCCCCTGGGAAGACAAAGGATGTTATAATCGGGCACGAAACCAGCACCAAAAGAAGGATACAATGATGACTAGCCACTGTATCCACTGTATCCTAACCCTAACCCATATAGCACTAGGGTAAGAGTGTCAGGCACCTGCGAGTACCTACTGTAGCCATCTCGGAAATAAGCGAAGGCACCTAGAGCCGTGGTGCCGCAGAATTGCAGCATCTGAAGAGGTTAAGTTATTCCCCGCTAGTGGATCACTAGCAGAAGGTGGAAATGCGACAGAAGCACGGTAATGTGCaacactccgcctatggaaggatagCACGACAGTCGGAACCGTATTCAATGGTAGTGCAATTAGCTACCTAAGGAAGGTGCAAGCATACGGCAAGTACTGGTCAGTGGTAGGGAGAATACCCCACCTAGGAAGGGGGGGCGAATGCCCACTGCGAGAACTAGCGCATATGGCGAGTCCTGTACCCCGTGGAGTGCAATAGTGCACCTAagtaagggggtaatgcatacagcACACAATGTAACCAGTGATAAGGTCATCGCGCCACCGATGGATCTGCATATGGCAGGTCCCGAACCCCAAGTCATTGTACTTAGTCCACCTATGGCAGGGGACAATGTATAAGGCAGGTACTGTATCCTGAAGTAGTGCAGTTACTCCacctaaggaagggggtaatgcatatgACAGTACTGCTGGCCACCTAGACGCAATCTCTGGAAGATTGCTTCAGACACATGTCAGGGTCCGAATCAGAGATTCTCCTCCCCTTCCTGGGCGGACCCGCCCCAGTGAGGGAGGGTGTGTCCGAGCATGATTTAGGGAGGAAGAGTGGGGGAGCGGAAATATTGAGGAGAAAGATTTCCTGCTGCGGTTCGCTTGCACGTAGAGCTACCCTTTAGAATCTCGCCCCTGGCAGTTGTGGACTGCGCAGGCAGGGACTTAATCAACCAAACCACCCAAGGGTGGAACAGGAACTCccagaggtctctccaccggattGCGAAGGTGGTGCATTATAAACCAAAGAAACCCCAGAGGGTGGATGGGAGGTTCCAGCGGACCCCACTGGATTGCGCAGGTGGATAATTATTAACCAACaacccaggagggtggattgggaatcccAGAAGTTCTCCACTGTATGGCGCAGGTGGAGAATTTATCAACCAAACTGGTCCCAGAGGACGGATTGGGATCCTGCAGTGGTCCTTCACTGAAGTTGCGCAGGTGGAAGAatcatcaaccaaacgaccccagagggcggattgggaaactATGCGAGGTCTCCCCTTACCCGATATAGGACACAGACCCAGTGTGCGACCACACAGACCTGGGGGCCCTGCGGCTGAGGAGGGGGACCTGTATGGACGGACAtttcctttattattatttttaaaacaaGGAAGCCGGCCTCAATGAcaagaggcaggaaggggttaagtccTCCACTCATGCAGTGTACTTAGGGGAAGAGCCCCAGATAACCAGGTGCTGGCCTAAGAATGGTGGGTGGCCATGAAGGGTTAAGGCAGTGGCTCAGCAGcgactgggggagggggagaagggCAGGAAGATTTTGCGCCAGAGTGTcgtctcccccccccctgcacGGCCTTTCAGAGAGTGCCCCCCACCAAATGCTGCACTGGCCGTGTCACAGATCGGCCGGACCGACTGGGGGCATTCACCCCACCGTCCGGGCCATTGATAGCGCTGATCGGACAGAGTTAACCCCTTCCGGAGCGGCGCGACAGCGTACGCTCCAAGGGGTGTAAATGTGGGAGGTGTCGGGGAGCGGGAGTCTCCTTAGCATGTGTGACCGTATGCCCTGCTGGCCGCCATAGTTTGAGCGGGGCGGCAAAAATCGCGGCCAAAGCACCGAAGCAGTGCCGACCGAACGCAGGGCGGTTAACCCCCTCCCAGAGCGACGTGCCCAGTGTCCGCTCCCGAAGGGGTGGAGAAGGGTAGATGCCGCTTTGAAGGGGAGCAGGAGCTGCGCTCCGCTCCCTGCATGTTAATACGGAATATAGCACTAGGGTAAGTCGCGCCAGTAATGCATACAGCACACTATTAACCACCTAGGTCCTCCACTCAAATCATTAACCAAACGGCCTGTGCCAGAGGGGAATGCTTCAGGGGTGCTGGAATGGCTGCAGGTGCTGAGCTATGCTGAAGCCCTGTCTTTTCGCAGACTATTGCCACCACGAGGGAGGGGGAGACCAACCCAGAGGGTTAAACATACTCACCTAGTCACgtgtactcacctctcttctctTTCCTCCCGCCATCTTCACCCCTCCTctggtccagcagggtcaccctTTCAGCTACTGGCACTGTAGTGACAGGACGCTGGAAAAGGGGGCTTGGAtgggtgaccccttggctggttggatgggtgaccccttggctggcgggatgcaggggagcaaggctgccctggtccaccttgtcttctgtgggggaggcagcagtgcgggtgaccgtCACTGGCGCAACTCGACCCAGGGAGAACAGGGAGCCGAGGCGACCACTGTTTTCCCATCTGaaaaagaaggggaaaaaaatagactaaaataaaaaatcttcaggagatccctgcagagcagggaggtcttgcctcctatttgatagaaaaaaactgaagctctgtctccaggctggaggggtatagctgccaggggaggagctaacagcttttactagtgtcaatgcctcctagaggacacagctatacccacggttcctgtgtcccccaatgaatatgggagAGAAATATTTTTGTGTTACggttcacttttttatttttgccatgtataaaaaataaataaaaaaaactataatgaaaAGACATACTAACCACTAAAAAAGTGAGCCCCCCCATACCATGAACTGAAACCCTAGACTATACTACAATTATCAGGGGCCTACAGCGCCATTTTGTAGTACTCACGTTGGGCACTCACATGTGAGTTTTCAGGTGATATCTCAGGTGTGTTGGACGCACAAAGGATCGCTCACAGCCACGGAAGGAGCAGCGAAGGCGTTTCTCAGGGTGTGTGGCTCTGGCTTCACAGGAGCCGTTCAGTGTTGAATCAGCTGCAAACAATACACGTTGTTCTGGAAAACTGCTGCACTGTCACCTCAAGAGAACTGAAGGGCTCGTGGCGTTCATTCTGCGCCAATCACATGGAAGGTGTAAAATGCCACGATTCAGCTGGCTGGACTTACCATTGCTGATGGACTTTGCGTGTTTTGCTAGCTGAGCCCTGGTGGCAGCAATCAGACTGTCATGAGCCAACTCCTGAACCCGCAGAAACCATGGCGTACTGCTGTCTGTGCATTCACTGGGCAGGAAGTCATTCCCAGAATCCTCAGTTTCATCCTGAACAAAGACCATGTGCTCAGATGGAGAACCTAGTCCTGTGAAAGAAACCGTTCATGTACGTCAGTGGGGTGGCCATGCATCCTCTGTGCCTGAGCCCAGGAGGAGCAGGACAGTGAGGAGAAGAGCCCCGATGTGGGGGAAGAGAAGGACTGAAGTGAAAATCAGGACTTGGGACACAGGAGGATCACAAAGACCGCTCCCAAAgtgtcactgaaaaaaatgcaatgaaatctgaaagcaccatggtacagagcagaagaagctgaacagattgatgtatatttttgggaaaagagtaagtaaaacttgtaatttttacatttatatctgcagCCCTGTAAAGTGCCATAGgtacaggaggaggggttatcagtgactgacagctatcactacaggaggaggggttatcagtgacagctatcactacaggaggaggggttatcagtgacagctatcactacaggaggaggggttatcagtgactgacagctatcactacaggaggaggggttatcagtgactgacagctatcactacaggaggaggggttatcagtgactgacagctatcactacaggaggaggggttatcagtgacagctatcactacaggaggaggggtttatcagtgacagctatcactacaggaggaggggttatcagtgactgacagctatcactacaggaggaggggttatcagttGACTGACCGctatcactacaggaggaggggttatcagtgactgacagctatcactacaggaggaggggtatcaggactgacagctatcactacaggaggaggggttatcagtgactgacagctatcactacaggaggaggggttatcatgtgatgacagctatcagtacaggaggaggggttatcagtgactgacagctatcagtacaaggaggaggggttatcagtgactgacagctatcagtaagGAGgagggttatcagtgactgacagctatcagtacaggaggaggggttatcagtggcCTGACAGctatcactacaggaggaggggttatcagtgactgacagctatcagtacaggaggaggggttatcagtgactgacagctatcactacaggaggaggggttatcagtgactggaAGCTATCACtacaggagggggttatcagtgactgacaggctatcagtacaggaggaggggtaTCAGTGACTAGCTATCACTACGAGGAGGGGTTATCATGACAGctatcactacaggaggagggttatcagtgacagctatcactacaggaggaggagttatcagtgacagctatcagtacaggaggaggagttatcagtgacagctatcagtacaggaggaagagttatcagtgacagctatcagtacagggggaggagttatcagtgacggctatcagtacaggaggaggggttatcagtgactgacagctatcactacaggaggaggggttatcagtgacagctatcagtacagaaGGAGGGGTTTCaggtgacagctatcagtacaggaggaggggttatcagtgacagctatcagtacaagggggaggagttatcagtgacagctatcataCAGGAGAGGGGTTATcatgacagctatcagtacagggggAGGGGTTAGTCAGTGAcggctatcagtacaggaggaggggttatcatgacagctatcagtacaggaggaggagttatcagtgacagctatcatgacaggaggaggggttatcaagtgacagctatcagtacagggggaggggttatcagtgacagctatcagtacaggagaggagttatcagtgacagctatcagtacaggaggaggggtatcagtgacagctatcagtacaggaggaggggttatcagtgacagctatcagtacaggaggaggagttatcagtgacagctatcagtacaggaggagggttatcagtgacagctatcagtacagggggaggggttatcagtgacggctatcagtacaggaggaggggttatcagtgacagctatcagtacaggaggaagggttatcagtgacagctatcagtacagggggaggagttatcagtgacagctatcagtacaggaggaggggttatcagtgactgacagctatcactacaggaggaggggttatcagtgacagctatcagtacaggaggaggggttatcagtgacagctatcagtacatgaggaggggttatcagtgactgacagctatcagtacaggaggaggagttatcagtgactgacagctatcactacaggaggaggggttatcagtgacagctatcagtacaggaggaggggttatcagtgacggctatcagtacaggaggaggggttatcagtgactgacagctatcagtacaggaggaggagttatcagtgactgacagctatcactacaggaggaggggttatcagtgacagctatcagtacaggaggaggagttatcagtgaccgacagctatcagtacaggaggaggggttatcagtgacagctatcagtacaggaggaggggttatcagtgacagctatcagtacaggaggaggagttatcagtgacagctatcagttaccaaggaggaggggttatcagtgaccgacagctatcagtacaggaggaggggttatcagtgacagctatcagtacaggaggaggggttatcagtgacagctatcagtacaggaggaggggttatcagtgacagctatcagtacaggaggaggggttatcagtgacagctatcagtacaggagagggttatcagtgactgacagctatcagtacaggggaTGATTTTATCATGACTGATACAGTACAGGCGGAGGGgtttatcagtgacagctatcagtacatagtgggaggagttatcagtgacccgacagctatcagtacagagGAGGGGTTATCATTGACCGCAGCTATCAGTACCGGAGAGgtggtatcagtgacagctaCAGTACAGGAAGGAGGGGTTTATCATGAACGACAGCTTTCACTACAGGAGAGGGGTATCATTGAGCGCTATCAGTACagggggaggggttatcagtgacagctatcagtacaggaggaggggttatcagtgacagctatcagtacagggggaggagttatcagtgaccgacagctctctctctctgcacAATTATAGACacaatgctgtcaatcactgataacaccctcCCCCCTCCAGTAACGAAGTTGTTAACAGAaggtagaaaaagcagagataaatatatattacaggttttactgaatgttttcccacagaaatatatatcaatctgctcagcttctcctgctctataacatggtcctGTCAGACggcattgcattttttggtgaaaggtcctctttacatTGGCCAATATGGGGTTAGGGTTAACCTAAATAGGTTCCAGGATTGGAGTTCTCTCTCTTTCCGGGTGGCTGCTGACTCCCACTGGTAATGTACAGTatcagggctcatacacacaactgTGTTTTTTTGTGGACATCCAGTGTGCCTTTTCTCTGGGTCAGATGCGGACAAGACGTGGACAGCACAAGGACAAGGGTAGGACTTCTACAAATGCCAGGATGGTCACGGTTGGTATCTGTTTTGCAGATTAACAATGTGCGGACTACAAAAACGGCGTTGGTCATGTGCATATGCCCTTAGGTTGTCTGACTCTTCATGAAGGCTGCCCTCCATTTTTCTGCTGGTAGCATCCATCTTTGTTCTCTGCAGAAGACGGACAGGAGACTTTCTTTGCAGCTACGTTTGGCAAGCCCTAACCCCTCAGGACCCCTTTATAAGTGACTCCTGCTATGGTGGACCCCGCCTATGAATTTATTCTGATTGGTGAGGTGAACCTGGGGCTAGCCAGCTGCCGGGGCCCTACAAAAAGTCTTCATATATCCCCAGGTGCAAGGAGGCCTAAGGCCTTTGTTACACTAACAGATATCTGACAAATTTTCTGATCAATCATTGCTTAGATGGCCCATTACTCACAGAACTATTGCTccgattggacagatattggtcagataatctgttgtgTGATGCAGCCCTTATTTGTCATAGTACCTACTGGGAAATCTTCTGGACGTATTCCAGGGGATGGAAATGGGCTTTCCAGGTTTCTTTAGGAGGCCATCAATGCTTTTCTGGGTGTCCTGGAGATGATTTATTACCTTAGACAATAAGCAGAGACCTCCCAGGGAACCTTACCTGATCTGGCCAGGTTGAGGAGGATGAATGAGGAGTTGTCACTGGGCGGCAGGTCTTGCAGCAGTGATGACGGCTCTGAGGGAGACAGTAGGGCGCCATGGCTCTTATCTCTGGAATCTGTGCTGGGATCTAGCTGGAGGCTATGCAGCAATTCTGTATCAGGAACCTTAGGTGACTCTCCGTCCTCTGTAGGAGCATCTAATAGAAAGACCATGAATGTCTCTGCGCACAAAGACCACTCCAAGTCCATAGGTTACAGCACACACTGTACGGCCATACGCCACAGCCTTAGAGGACTAGTTACTAGAAACTTTCTGAGCTAAATGCTCCAGATTTCTGGCACAATTTGCGCCACcccgggggtcatttacaaagggtGTACATTACTTTCTGCTGTGAGATGGCAGCTCCATAGCAGCCAGATGCCTTTACTATTGTTGCCCTCTGCGGACTGGTACATGTCACGTCTACTTCATCCGCTCACATACGGTTAGGGCTGCGTCTCACTCCAGCGGCTTTTTAGTCTTTGGTAAATGTGCTCCAAATGGGTTCTTGACAAATAGGTGAAGTTCTAGCAGAGATGGACCAAAATCCTGGTGCAACAGTGTATACGGGATCTCCCCACCCCAAGCTAAAGTAAAGGTGGGGgcgcactcactcactcacaccAGTGAGGGGGTGCAGTCTTACCTCGCACCAGTAAGGGGGCGCAGTCTGAGGTTTCCGGCAGGAGAGAGAGACACGTCAGGTCCTTGCTTTCATCCCCCACAAGCCCATGTCCCAGCGGGATGGAGGCATTCTGGACAAACTGCACCAACAGCTGGAGGACAAAGGCAGGACACCGTCACCCCAAAgaactgtgaccccccccccc
This region of Bufo gargarizans isolate SCDJY-AF-19 chromosome 11, ASM1485885v1, whole genome shotgun sequence genomic DNA includes:
- the ZNF410 gene encoding zinc finger protein 410 yields the protein MSCDPLTSQRPNCAWGIEASLPAEVTALSSCIRLVSLTEAALMLSDELQSKPELLVQFVQNASIPLGHGLVGDESKDLTCLSLLPETSDCAPLLVRDAPTEDGESPKVPDTELLHSLQLDPSTDSRDKSHGALLSPSEPSSLLQDLPPSDNSSFILLNLARSGLGSPSEHMVFVQDETEDSGNDFLPSECTDSSTPWFLRVQELAHDSLIAATRAQLAKHAKSISNADSTLNGSCEARATHPEKRLRCSFRGCERSFVRPTHLRYHLKTHINERSFICPAEGCGKSFYVLQRLTVHMRTHNGERPFLCPEPGCKKPFSTAGNLKNHLRIHTGEKPFLCEEEGCGRSFAEYSSLRKHLVVHSGVKSHPCPVCGKNFSQSGSRNVHVRKHHPFRRADAPTEDGESPKVPDTELLHSLQLDPSTDSRDKSHGALLSSSEPPSLLQDLPPSDNSSFILLNLARSGLGSPSEHMVFVQDEAEDSGNDFLPSECTDSSTPWFLRVQELAHDSLIAATRAQLAKHAKSISNADSTLNGSCEARATHPEKRLRCSFRGCERSFVRPTHLRYHLKTHINERSFICPVEGCGKSFYVLQRLTVHMRTHNGERPFLCPEPSCKKLFSTAGNLKNHLRIHTGEKPFLCEEEGCGRSFAEYSSLRKHLVVHSGVKSHPCPVCGKNFSQSGSRNVHVRKHHPLRRAEHSPEAEPLQQSEESPWGGRETLL